A genomic stretch from Pararhizobium sp. IMCC21322 includes:
- a CDS encoding DUF2059 domain-containing protein → MTYFFKMRSALLALVLMGAGTVLPQTAVAQTPTDPEVIKMMNDPAALKIANEILEVSRVTSGYNNILPEMAERTKQTFTRTAPQLATLISEVTDTVAVGLISKRVELQQEAAKLWTMRFSKEELEEILEFYNSPVGVKFALNYPPILRDSVELTNDWGNELAQELAAKVRVEMGLRGHKL, encoded by the coding sequence ATGACATACTTCTTCAAAATGCGCAGCGCATTGCTCGCACTGGTGCTTATGGGGGCTGGCACAGTGTTGCCACAGACAGCGGTCGCACAAACCCCGACAGACCCTGAAGTCATCAAGATGATGAATGATCCAGCCGCGCTCAAGATTGCCAATGAGATTTTGGAAGTTTCGCGCGTCACGTCCGGTTACAATAATATTCTTCCCGAAATGGCAGAACGCACCAAGCAAACCTTCACACGAACCGCTCCGCAATTGGCAACTCTGATTTCTGAAGTGACTGATACGGTGGCTGTTGGCTTGATTTCCAAACGTGTGGAACTTCAGCAGGAAGCCGCAAAGCTTTGGACCATGCGTTTCAGCAAGGAAGAACTTGAAGAAATTCTGGAATTCTACAATTCACCGGTCGGCGTCAAATTTGCCCTGAACTACCCGCCTATTTTGCGGGATTCAGTTGAATTGACCAATGATTGGGGCAATGAACTGGCTCAGGAACTGGCCGCCAAAGTGCGAGTTGAAATGGGTTTGCGCGGTCACAAGCTCTGA
- a CDS encoding class II 3-deoxy-7-phosphoheptulonate synthase yields the protein MTTWSPQSWRGFPVKQVPNYPDQAALEAAEKRLSSYPPLVFSGEARRLKSQLADVSRGQGFLLQGGDCAESFAEHNADNIRDFFRVFLQMSVVLTYAAAVPVVKVGRIAGQFAKPRSADTETIGSEELPSYRGDIINDIDFTPEGRYPDPARLEMAYRQSAATLNLLRAFAQGGYANLEHVHNWTLDFLKDSPQSDRYEELSGQISNALDFMRACGIDPETTARMRTTDFFTSHEALLLGYEEALTRLDSTSGDYYATSGHMIWIGDRTRQPDHAHVEFFRGIENPVGIKCGPSLDEDELIKLLDIVNPDDEAGRVTLIARFGHDKVFENLPRLVRAVQREGRSVVWSCDPMHGNTIKAASGYKTRPFDRILGEVNGFFDVHEAEGTYPGGIHIEMTGKNVTECTGGARAITDDDLSDRYHTHCDPRLNADQALELAFLLADRLKRKRNGTAVATSDAAE from the coding sequence ATGACCACCTGGAGCCCACAAAGCTGGCGCGGCTTCCCTGTAAAACAGGTCCCGAATTATCCGGATCAGGCAGCCCTGGAAGCGGCTGAAAAGCGTCTGTCATCGTATCCACCCTTGGTTTTTTCAGGCGAAGCACGTCGTCTTAAATCACAGTTGGCCGATGTATCCCGCGGACAGGGTTTTCTGCTGCAGGGCGGTGATTGCGCCGAATCTTTTGCCGAGCATAATGCGGACAATATCCGCGATTTCTTCCGGGTCTTTCTGCAAATGTCGGTCGTTCTGACATACGCAGCTGCCGTTCCAGTTGTGAAAGTTGGCCGCATTGCCGGTCAGTTTGCCAAGCCGCGTTCCGCAGACACGGAAACCATCGGATCCGAGGAACTGCCAAGCTACCGTGGTGATATCATCAATGATATTGATTTCACGCCGGAGGGTCGCTATCCGGACCCTGCGCGCCTGGAAATGGCCTATCGCCAATCTGCTGCTACGCTCAATCTGCTGCGCGCATTTGCACAAGGTGGCTATGCCAATCTCGAGCATGTCCACAATTGGACACTCGATTTCCTGAAAGACAGCCCGCAATCTGACCGTTACGAAGAACTATCCGGGCAGATTTCAAATGCGCTGGACTTCATGCGTGCCTGTGGCATTGATCCTGAAACCACAGCCCGTATGCGCACCACCGACTTCTTCACCAGCCATGAAGCATTGTTGCTGGGCTATGAAGAGGCTCTGACACGGCTCGACTCAACATCTGGTGACTACTACGCCACCTCAGGCCACATGATCTGGATTGGCGACCGTACGCGTCAGCCGGACCACGCTCATGTAGAGTTCTTCCGTGGCATTGAGAACCCGGTCGGCATCAAATGCGGTCCATCCCTTGATGAAGATGAACTGATCAAACTGCTGGATATCGTAAACCCGGATGATGAAGCAGGTCGGGTTACACTGATCGCCCGTTTTGGCCATGACAAAGTGTTCGAAAACCTGCCAAGGCTTGTTCGCGCTGTGCAGCGGGAAGGACGTTCTGTCGTTTGGTCATGTGATCCAATGCATGGCAACACCATCAAAGCGGCCAGCGGTTACAAAACACGCCCATTCGACCGTATCCTTGGCGAGGTGAACGGCTTCTTCGATGTGCATGAAGCAGAGGGTACATATCCCGGCGGCATTCACATCGAGATGACCGGCAAGAACGTCACTGAATGTACTGGCGGCGCACGGGCCATCACGGATGATGATCTGTCTGATCGCTATCACACCCATTGCGATCCGCGTTTGAACGCGGATCAGGCGTTGGAACTGGCATTCCTGCTGGCAGATCGCCTGAAACGCAAGCGCAACGGCACAGCTGTGGCGACCAGCGACGCTGCTGAATAG
- the gor gene encoding glutathione-disulfide reductase, whose protein sequence is MQEFDYDLFVIGAGSGGVRAARIASQYGARVAIAEEYRVGGTCVIRGCVPKKLFTYAAHYSEDFEDAAGYGWTVGETSFDWETLIANKDREIDRLNGIYITNLEKAGVEVFKTRATMRDRHSVYLVKEERHVTAKTILIATGGTPNFDPTIDGIEHTISSNEAFHLEELPKSIVIAGGGYIALEFACIFNGLGVDTTVIYRGEKVLRGFDDDVRDLVQQSMIDNGITIDLGDIFTKIEKTEVGLIGHTQKGKALKADQIMFAIGRSPNTDGLGLANIGIELNGKDAIKVDEYSRTSIDNIFAVGDVTDRVNLTPVAIREGHAVADNEFGGKDVIVDHTEIATAVFTTPEIGTVGISEEEAVATFASVDVYKSSFRPMKSILPGRNDKMLMKLIVDADTDRVVGCHIVGPAAGEMSQLVGIAVKMKATKADFDATMAVHPTAAEELVTMREPTTRHRRDG, encoded by the coding sequence ATGCAGGAATTTGACTACGATCTGTTCGTGATCGGAGCAGGGTCGGGCGGTGTTCGCGCGGCCCGGATCGCGTCACAATATGGCGCGAGAGTGGCCATTGCCGAAGAGTATCGGGTTGGCGGTACCTGTGTGATCAGGGGCTGTGTGCCCAAGAAACTGTTTACCTATGCAGCGCATTATTCAGAAGATTTTGAAGATGCTGCCGGCTATGGCTGGACGGTTGGTGAGACCAGCTTTGACTGGGAGACACTGATCGCCAACAAGGACCGCGAAATCGACCGCCTTAATGGCATCTACATCACCAATCTTGAAAAAGCCGGTGTTGAGGTTTTTAAAACACGTGCAACCATGCGGGATCGCCATTCGGTCTATCTGGTGAAGGAAGAACGCCACGTTACTGCAAAGACGATTTTGATCGCGACCGGCGGAACGCCAAACTTTGATCCAACCATTGATGGTATTGAGCACACCATCAGCTCCAATGAAGCATTCCATTTGGAAGAGCTGCCAAAATCGATCGTGATTGCCGGCGGCGGCTATATCGCCCTGGAGTTTGCCTGTATTTTCAACGGTCTGGGAGTGGACACCACAGTTATTTATCGCGGAGAAAAGGTGCTGCGCGGATTTGACGATGATGTTCGGGATCTGGTTCAGCAATCCATGATCGACAATGGCATTACAATTGATCTCGGCGACATCTTCACCAAAATCGAGAAGACGGAAGTGGGATTGATCGGCCATACCCAAAAAGGGAAAGCGCTGAAAGCGGATCAGATCATGTTCGCGATTGGCCGTTCACCGAACACTGACGGGCTTGGACTTGCCAATATCGGAATTGAGTTGAATGGTAAGGATGCCATCAAGGTTGATGAGTATTCACGCACATCCATCGACAATATTTTCGCGGTTGGCGATGTCACTGACAGGGTCAATTTGACGCCCGTTGCCATTCGCGAAGGACACGCTGTCGCAGATAATGAATTTGGTGGCAAAGACGTGATCGTGGATCATACCGAGATTGCGACAGCAGTATTCACAACACCGGAAATCGGCACCGTTGGGATATCGGAAGAGGAGGCCGTGGCCACCTTCGCGTCTGTGGATGTTTACAAATCCAGCTTCCGCCCGATGAAATCCATCCTTCCGGGACGCAATGACAAGATGCTGATGAAGCTGATTGTGGACGCCGACACGGACCGTGTTGTCGGTTGTCACATTGTTGGTCCGGCTGCAGGCGAAATGTCGCAATTGGTCGGGATCGCCGTCAAAATGAAGGCAACCAAAGCCGATTTTGACGCCACAATGGCGGTCCATCCAACTGCGGCAGAGGAATTGGTGACCATGCGCGAGCCAACGACACGGCATCGGCGGGACGGTTAA
- a CDS encoding carboxylate-amine ligase, whose protein sequence is MTDKPQEPELTMGIEEEYLLVDKDTRDLAVDPPADFMEDCKRLLGDHVMPEFLRCQVEVGTPVCATIDEARTQLQHFRATVASAADAYGLAPIACSTHPFAKWDRQQNTDKERYNELAQDLQVVARRMVICGMHVHIGIEDRAVRNDLFNQLTYFLPHLLALSTSSPFWQGRKSGLKSYRLSVFDEMPRTGLPYGFDSADEYHRTIDTLVKAGVIEDATKVWWDLRPSNRYPTLEMRITDMCTHVEDALAVASMYRCLARMLYRLRVANQRWRTYSHFLINENRWLAQRHGVEGKLIDFGAGTAIAYSELIEELIELVAEDAEALDCVDEVQHCRKIVQHGTSAERQLAVYEKAKNAGHNDKRAFKDVVDHLITETLEGCS, encoded by the coding sequence ATGACAGACAAGCCGCAAGAGCCGGAACTGACAATGGGCATCGAGGAGGAATATCTTCTCGTCGACAAGGACACGCGCGACCTTGCTGTGGATCCGCCAGCGGACTTCATGGAGGATTGCAAACGCCTGTTGGGCGACCATGTCATGCCGGAGTTCCTGCGTTGCCAGGTTGAAGTCGGCACCCCGGTCTGTGCGACGATAGATGAAGCGCGAACACAGTTGCAGCATTTCCGCGCAACGGTCGCGAGTGCTGCCGATGCTTATGGTCTTGCACCCATTGCCTGTTCCACCCATCCATTTGCGAAATGGGATCGTCAGCAGAATACCGATAAGGAACGCTACAACGAGCTGGCCCAGGATTTACAGGTTGTGGCCAGGCGCATGGTGATCTGCGGCATGCATGTCCATATCGGCATCGAAGACCGGGCTGTGCGCAACGATCTGTTCAATCAGCTGACGTATTTTCTTCCGCATTTGCTGGCACTCTCGACAAGCTCTCCATTCTGGCAGGGGCGCAAATCCGGTTTGAAGTCCTATCGTCTGTCAGTCTTTGACGAAATGCCAAGGACTGGCCTGCCCTATGGCTTTGACAGCGCCGACGAGTATCACCGGACAATTGATACGCTGGTGAAGGCCGGCGTCATTGAGGATGCCACCAAGGTGTGGTGGGATCTAAGGCCATCAAACCGTTATCCAACCCTGGAGATGCGCATAACTGATATGTGTACGCACGTTGAAGATGCGCTTGCCGTCGCCTCAATGTATCGCTGTTTGGCCCGAATGCTGTACCGTCTGCGTGTGGCAAACCAGCGCTGGCGCACCTACTCGCACTTTCTCATCAATGAAAACCGCTGGTTGGCGCAACGCCATGGTGTTGAGGGTAAATTGATCGATTTTGGTGCAGGAACAGCCATTGCCTACTCCGAACTCATTGAAGAGCTGATTGAGCTGGTGGCCGAAGATGCAGAAGCTCTGGATTGTGTGGATGAAGTTCAACATTGCCGCAAAATAGTGCAGCATGGAACCAGTGCTGAACGACAGCTAGCAGTGTATGAAAAGGCAAAAAATGCGGGTCATAATGATAAACGCGCATTCAAAGACGTGGTCGACCATCTGATCACGGAAACACTGGAAGGATGCAGTTAG
- the rpiA gene encoding ribose-5-phosphate isomerase RpiA, whose product MTRQFKIDAANAALSLVEDGMKIGLGSGSTAEEFVRVLAPKVAEGLSIIGVPTSERTGALARELGIQISTLDSYPHLDLTIDGADEIDGRLQLIKGGGAAHLREKIVAFASDKVAVVADHTKKVDMLGAFPLPLEVISFGLVATKAAIEKLCKNEFGLTAKLTLRENAGAPVVTDNGNLVLDASFGRIPDTKGLATGLSQIPGLVEHGLFIDIADVAFIAGPGGVETISRAASA is encoded by the coding sequence ATGACAAGGCAGTTCAAGATTGACGCGGCGAATGCGGCTTTGTCACTTGTGGAAGATGGCATGAAGATTGGGCTGGGATCCGGCTCGACCGCAGAAGAGTTTGTGCGGGTTCTTGCGCCAAAGGTGGCCGAAGGTCTGTCAATCATCGGAGTGCCGACGTCAGAGCGTACGGGCGCATTGGCAAGAGAGCTTGGCATACAGATTTCTACTCTGGACAGCTATCCCCATCTCGATCTGACAATCGACGGCGCAGACGAGATTGACGGGCGTCTACAGCTTATCAAAGGCGGCGGAGCCGCTCATCTGCGTGAGAAAATCGTTGCATTTGCATCGGATAAGGTTGCGGTGGTTGCCGATCATACCAAGAAAGTTGATATGCTCGGTGCTTTTCCTCTGCCGCTTGAGGTCATTTCTTTTGGCCTCGTTGCAACGAAAGCCGCAATTGAGAAATTGTGCAAAAACGAATTTGGGTTGACGGCAAAATTAACGCTGCGTGAAAATGCAGGAGCACCGGTTGTAACCGACAACGGGAACCTTGTTTTGGATGCATCTTTTGGCCGTATTCCCGACACAAAAGGACTTGCAACAGGGCTCTCGCAGATACCGGGTCTTGTAGAGCATGGTTTGTTTATCGATATAGCAGATGTTGCCTTTATTGCGGGGCCAGGTGGTGTGGAAACCATATCACGAGCGGCCTCAGCCTGA